The following proteins come from a genomic window of Heyndrickxia acidicola:
- a CDS encoding M3 family metallopeptidase: MNSTKKPTRWNLERLYQEEGITSFINHLDFLSKRLDKLEKNNGHFDENGTEEQYTELNIIGDIEKAESYYYCLTTEEVDPSILTSINLTITALKLKMRSLLDLKIEMMKSKELHTASRLTIQALKGYEDIYNQVKNNLRVRVNYEGEERNLTFTNANYIAMTHSDQKTREKVFNALNNTLEAHSNIFSTIYNQMIGLRLNLNKAEGKNNYLDESFIFNGLSHNIIQTMWNAVDHYLPELNRYIEAKANEINKGVGISWYQLMSSSQEIAYKIDFFKAVDVLTAALGKIDSKMGEFVKNAVENGWVDAEKRSTKQIGGFCVPFIREGESRISLNYDETFNSARILAHELGHAWHYYQIKESPFAGFLEDRLEMTIAETASIFFESSFIDSIIQEIKIPLLKKALLGWKIERSLNYLMNIRGAYLFEKQVYELRLQGPINPSQLEGVSIKSQSTAYGEALTQYEPFVWIKYGQFFQTEVPFYNYPYSFGFLFSNGLLELSKKEGDRFSQSFSDFLSMTGSISAEKLVKEYFKIDLAEPEFWKQSVKRIVNDVDLYLKL; encoded by the coding sequence TTGAATTCAACCAAAAAACCTACACGATGGAATCTGGAGAGACTTTATCAAGAAGAAGGTATTACCTCATTCATAAACCACTTAGACTTTTTATCGAAAAGGCTTGATAAATTAGAAAAAAATAATGGGCATTTTGATGAAAATGGAACAGAAGAGCAATATACAGAATTGAATATAATTGGTGACATTGAAAAAGCTGAGTCATATTATTATTGCCTGACTACTGAAGAAGTAGATCCTTCTATTTTAACATCGATAAACTTAACCATAACTGCATTAAAGTTAAAAATGCGATCCCTTTTAGATTTAAAAATTGAAATGATGAAATCAAAAGAATTACATACAGCGTCAAGGTTAACTATACAGGCCTTAAAAGGGTACGAAGATATCTATAATCAGGTTAAAAATAATCTAAGAGTGAGAGTTAATTATGAAGGGGAAGAAAGAAATTTAACCTTTACTAATGCAAATTATATTGCAATGACACATTCTGACCAAAAAACAAGAGAAAAAGTATTTAATGCTCTAAACAATACTTTAGAAGCACATTCTAATATTTTTTCAACCATTTATAATCAAATGATAGGATTACGATTAAATCTTAATAAAGCTGAAGGTAAAAATAACTACTTAGATGAATCATTTATCTTTAACGGCTTATCTCATAACATAATTCAAACAATGTGGAATGCAGTTGATCACTATTTGCCGGAATTAAATCGATACATAGAGGCGAAAGCAAATGAAATAAATAAAGGCGTTGGAATTTCGTGGTATCAGTTGATGTCCAGTTCACAGGAAATTGCATATAAAATTGACTTCTTCAAGGCTGTAGATGTGCTAACTGCTGCATTAGGAAAAATTGATTCGAAAATGGGTGAATTTGTTAAAAATGCTGTTGAAAATGGGTGGGTAGATGCAGAGAAAAGAAGTACCAAACAGATTGGAGGCTTTTGTGTGCCTTTTATTCGTGAAGGTGAATCAAGAATATCTTTAAATTATGATGAAACCTTCAATAGTGCAAGAATATTGGCGCACGAGTTAGGCCACGCTTGGCATTATTATCAAATAAAAGAAAGTCCATTTGCGGGGTTTTTAGAGGATCGCTTGGAGATGACTATTGCAGAAACAGCTTCCATCTTCTTTGAATCGTCATTTATAGATTCAATAATTCAAGAGATAAAAATACCGCTACTTAAAAAGGCTTTACTTGGATGGAAAATTGAACGAAGTTTAAATTACTTAATGAACATAAGAGGGGCTTACCTATTTGAGAAACAAGTTTACGAATTAAGGTTACAAGGGCCAATAAACCCATCTCAATTGGAAGGGGTTTCAATAAAATCACAAAGCACTGCCTACGGTGAGGCCCTTACTCAATATGAGCCTTTTGTCTGGATTAAATATGGTCAATTTTTTCAGACAGAAGTTCCTTTTTATAATTATCCATACTCATTCGGTTTCCTCTTTAGCAATGGTTTGTTAGAACTATCAAAAAAAGAAGGGGATAGATTCTCACAAAGTTTTAGTGACTTCTTGAGTATGACCGGAAGTATATCAGCTGAAAAATTAGTCAAAGAATACTTTAAAATAGACCTTGCTGAACCGGAGTTTTGGAAACAATCAGTTAAAAGAATTGTAAATGATGTAGATTTATATCTTAAGCTCTAG
- a CDS encoding YolD-like family protein, translated as MTIRDRGTKKWVSLMLPEHMTMLRQLWGEFDFEAKPFLDEFQKEEFDQRISYAIEYNLPVKVTTWTNGGTYEFIGRTHYVDPLTKELRVKSEEDGRLAYIRFSDIIAIEVID; from the coding sequence TTGACTATTCGAGATCGTGGAACGAAGAAGTGGGTATCGTTAATGCTTCCGGAACATATGACGATGCTCCGACAGCTATGGGGAGAGTTTGATTTCGAAGCAAAACCGTTCTTAGACGAGTTTCAAAAAGAAGAATTTGACCAGCGCATATCCTACGCAATAGAGTACAACCTTCCTGTTAAAGTAACGACGTGGACTAATGGGGGTACATACGAGTTTATAGGGCGAACACATTACGTCGATCCGTTAACGAAGGAACTTCGTGTGAAATCCGAAGAAGATGGCCGCCTTGCGTACATAAGATTCAGCGATATAATTGCGATAGAAGTTATCGACTAA
- a CDS encoding YolD-like family protein, with protein sequence MYSFTCVKTTRNFNKAQLYQYIGWIHYIDSVKQELRLKSGTDGLDYIKLSEIVDVKIIDNKHI encoded by the coding sequence ATTTATTCTTTCACTTGTGTAAAAACAACAAGGAACTTTAACAAAGCACAATTATACCAATATATAGGTTGGATACATTACATAGATTCAGTAAAGCAAGAGCTGAGACTGAAGTCAGGAACAGATGGGCTAGATTACATAAAGTTAAGTGAAATTGTTGATGTAAAAATTATCGATAATAAGCATATATAA
- a CDS encoding restriction endonuclease, with protein MGYLTPNGIQFERYLLVLFKQLGYKVQTTPSTNDYGADLVLDGRDGRIVVQAKRYKNNVGIKAVQEIVSAKIYYSANRAWVVTNSHFIK; from the coding sequence TTGGGTTATTTAACCCCAAATGGTATCCAGTTTGAACGTTATTTATTAGTCTTATTTAAGCAATTGGGCTATAAGGTTCAGACTACTCCTTCAACGAATGACTATGGAGCAGATCTGGTACTGGATGGAAGAGATGGTCGGATTGTTGTACAAGCCAAAAGATATAAAAACAACGTTGGGATTAAAGCAGTACAGGAAATTGTCTCCGCTAAGATTTATTATTCTGCGAATCGGGCATGGGTTGTCACAAATAGTCATTTTATAAAATAG
- a CDS encoding NADPH-dependent FMN reductase, with product MNTDIPVSILTISGSLREKSLNSALLRAVNSMISSQGTVINYNEMSQLPHFNPDLDVDNVDTAVANWRRLLKEANGVLICTPEYAKGVPGSLKNALDWVVSSGELVNKPVAVISASPHPDGGATANNSLVGTLSMMSALVVKGLSVPLINKKLDSNEEIIDSELRLNIQNLLNVFFQEINNVH from the coding sequence ATGAATACTGATATTCCTGTTAGTATTTTGACTATTTCAGGTAGTTTAAGGGAGAAATCCTTGAATTCAGCATTATTGCGTGCTGTTAATTCGATGATTTCTTCACAGGGAACCGTTATTAATTATAATGAAATGTCACAACTTCCGCATTTTAATCCCGACTTAGATGTAGATAATGTTGATACTGCTGTTGCCAATTGGCGAAGGCTATTAAAAGAAGCGAATGGTGTTCTAATATGCACACCGGAATACGCCAAAGGAGTCCCAGGGTCATTAAAGAACGCACTTGATTGGGTGGTATCTTCGGGGGAACTCGTAAACAAACCCGTAGCAGTTATTAGTGCCTCCCCACACCCAGATGGGGGTGCAACAGCTAACAACTCTCTTGTGGGGACACTCTCAATGATGAGTGCATTGGTAGTTAAAGGATTGTCGGTTCCTTTAATCAACAAAAAGTTAGATAGTAACGAAGAAATAATTGATTCAGAATTGAGGCTTAACATTCAAAATCTATTGAATGTCTTTTTTCAAGAAATCAATAATGTACATTGA
- a CDS encoding tyrosine-type recombinase/integrase: MRLKAMDIDHFYDDKIDEGYSAAYIRHMHNLLRQAFEQAVKWELIKSNPVVNAKPPKVKNPEKTTWNIEEVNRFLTTVKNKSYGIAYILAIFTGMRRGEILGLKWEDITFGNKKIHIKRSVSYVQNKGLLVKEPKTSKSKRQISISEHVINQLKTHKEKQLFTKDNMGYKYEDNDFVITTENGKPINPRNLLRQFYEMMEKAQVPRISFHDLRHTHATIMMEQGENPKVVSERLGHSRVAVTLDLYSHVSDDLQEKAATKFEQTLFNRNNS, translated from the coding sequence ATGAGATTAAAAGCAATGGATATTGACCATTTTTATGATGATAAAATCGATGAGGGTTATTCTGCCGCATATATTCGTCATATGCATAACTTGTTGCGGCAAGCTTTTGAACAAGCGGTGAAGTGGGAATTAATAAAATCCAACCCTGTTGTAAATGCAAAACCACCAAAAGTAAAAAATCCTGAGAAAACGACATGGAATATAGAGGAAGTAAATAGGTTTCTTACCACTGTTAAAAATAAATCCTATGGAATTGCATATATTCTTGCCATTTTTACCGGAATGAGACGTGGGGAGATTCTAGGACTAAAGTGGGAGGATATAACTTTTGGGAATAAGAAAATTCACATTAAACGAAGTGTATCCTATGTGCAAAATAAAGGGTTGCTGGTTAAAGAACCAAAAACAAGTAAATCCAAACGGCAAATATCTATTTCGGAGCATGTGATTAATCAGCTAAAAACCCATAAAGAAAAGCAACTTTTTACAAAAGATAATATGGGTTATAAATATGAGGATAATGACTTTGTGATTACTACCGAAAATGGAAAGCCTATTAATCCGAGAAATTTGTTACGCCAATTTTATGAGATGATGGAAAAAGCCCAAGTTCCGAGAATTAGTTTCCACGATTTAAGGCATACACATGCAACCATTATGATGGAACAAGGAGAAAATCCAAAAGTGGTTAGTGAACGCCTAGGACATTCAAGAGTTGCTGTTACTTTAGATCTCTATTCTCATGTTAGTGATGATTTGCAAGAGAAAGCTGCAACTAAATTTGAACAGACACTTTTCAATCGAAATAATAGCTAA
- a CDS encoding MFS transporter yields the protein MNTQVLIKKQALIANKKFIFLMLVRTLTGLSFGIYLLGESWYVVNELNMKTYLGIILMLTSIPRLFLMFFGGILSDKYSKTNIMFVSLITRGLLVFTLVGLITTKNANIPVLLLYAFLFGNLDALFYPANSSIVSEVVDKEELTRANSFLQSTNLFSTMVSPILAGILLSIGSFTILFSVTGLLLLLSGISVFFINTSSPIHQKNEESVIENLKSGYRFVRKDTLLTSLMAIILIVNLFIVGPVNIALPLIVDERLGASALNLSFMQCSLFLGMLGATIVFSIINVRKKRGMIILSAMILSGFCILTLGLIHNLFQGLFSLAVYGVCISVSSLIIAIIQENTPSEKMGRVMGLTSTASLGLTPLSYGLTSLALFLKIPMSHILIACGCLVVIISSYIMWRINVVRVAD from the coding sequence ATGAATACTCAAGTATTAATAAAAAAACAAGCTCTAATAGCAAACAAAAAGTTTATATTCTTAATGTTAGTAAGAACACTAACAGGTTTATCTTTTGGAATTTACCTGTTAGGTGAGAGTTGGTATGTAGTTAACGAACTCAATATGAAAACTTATTTGGGAATTATTCTTATGCTCACCAGTATACCACGATTGTTTTTAATGTTTTTTGGAGGAATTCTTTCTGATAAATATAGTAAAACAAATATTATGTTTGTGTCACTAATTACAAGAGGATTATTGGTGTTTACATTGGTTGGTTTAATTACTACTAAAAACGCAAACATCCCAGTTTTGCTTTTATATGCGTTTTTATTCGGTAATTTAGATGCTCTATTTTATCCAGCGAACTCGTCTATTGTTTCAGAAGTTGTTGATAAAGAAGAACTGACAAGAGCTAATTCATTTCTACAATCAACAAACTTATTTTCCACAATGGTAAGTCCAATTTTAGCCGGTATACTATTATCAATCGGTTCTTTCACTATTCTTTTTTCTGTAACCGGACTACTTTTATTGTTAAGTGGGATAAGTGTATTTTTTATTAATACTTCATCTCCAATTCATCAAAAAAATGAAGAATCTGTAATTGAAAACTTAAAATCTGGATATAGATTCGTAAGAAAGGATACCTTGCTAACTAGCTTAATGGCAATTATTCTAATTGTGAACCTTTTTATAGTTGGTCCAGTTAATATTGCTCTTCCGCTTATTGTTGATGAAAGGTTAGGTGCGAGTGCCCTTAACTTGAGTTTTATGCAATGTTCCTTGTTTTTAGGGATGTTGGGAGCAACCATTGTCTTTTCAATAATAAATGTGCGAAAAAAACGAGGGATGATTATATTAAGCGCAATGATTTTATCCGGTTTTTGTATCTTAACTCTAGGGTTGATTCACAATTTATTTCAAGGATTATTTTCTCTTGCAGTTTATGGTGTTTGTATCTCAGTTAGTTCTTTAATCATTGCAATCATTCAAGAAAATACTCCAAGTGAAAAAATGGGCAGAGTAATGGGGCTTACTTCTACTGCTTCACTCGGACTAACACCACTATCCTATGGACTAACTTCATTGGCGTTATTTTTGAAAATCCCGATGTCACACATTCTCATTGCTTGTGGATGTCTTGTAGTTATTATATCAAGTTACATAATGTGGAGAATTAATGTTGTTCGTGTGGCTGACTAA
- a CDS encoding VOC family protein, with translation MQIKEIRLYTNKLNELKNFYSDLLGFSLIYFDQNVISFKVGNSILSFVQTKEITNPYYHFAFNITESKKDEGIAWLKQKGININLINGSEDIFSKSWNSHSIYFYDPSGNILELIARHDLKSDDHKEFKATDIINISEIGFPVNDVKLASDELIQRYNVEVYKESNNEFAPIGNEDGLFILSGLNRNWLGSNKKVEIFPLELTILSCKESEERFLSFPYIIQEKLN, from the coding sequence ATGCAGATAAAAGAGATAAGACTATATACCAATAAGCTAAATGAATTAAAGAACTTCTATTCTGACTTGCTAGGGTTTTCGTTAATTTATTTTGACCAGAATGTGATTTCATTTAAAGTAGGAAATTCTATTTTATCATTCGTTCAAACAAAAGAAATAACAAACCCATATTATCACTTTGCCTTTAATATTACCGAAAGTAAAAAAGATGAAGGTATTGCTTGGCTAAAGCAAAAGGGAATTAATATTAATTTAATTAATGGGAGCGAAGATATCTTTTCAAAATCGTGGAATTCCCACTCAATATATTTTTACGACCCGTCTGGAAATATTCTTGAGTTGATAGCACGACACGATTTAAAATCCGATGACCATAAAGAGTTTAAAGCTACCGATATTATTAATATTAGTGAGATAGGTTTTCCTGTAAATGATGTGAAACTTGCTTCAGATGAATTAATTCAAAGATATAATGTTGAAGTTTACAAGGAGAGTAATAATGAATTTGCACCAATAGGAAATGAAGACGGATTATTTATCCTCTCTGGATTAAATCGTAATTGGCTTGGTTCAAACAAGAAGGTTGAGATATTTCCACTCGAATTAACTATTCTAAGTTGTAAAGAAAGTGAGGAGAGATTTCTTTCATTTCCATATATAATACAAGAAAAACTAAATTAA
- a CDS encoding DUF4177 domain-containing protein: MLKWEYRTIIISGSAKTLLRAKGLNMDDQLNELGQEGWELVNMLGLGTGGSTQLGVQAVFKRPIE; encoded by the coding sequence ATGCTAAAATGGGAGTACCGAACAATTATAATCAGTGGATCGGCTAAAACCTTATTGAGGGCTAAAGGCTTAAATATGGATGACCAGCTTAATGAACTCGGTCAAGAAGGATGGGAATTAGTGAATATGCTTGGATTGGGTACAGGCGGAAGCACCCAACTCGGTGTTCAAGCGGTATTCAAAAGACCAATAGAATGA
- a CDS encoding helix-turn-helix domain-containing protein, giving the protein MKITADVLYKIRKVYRLTQVAMGNLINLSGAQVNRIEKKKSNLTDAVVERLISTFKLTPQRLSELLADFDKYGKGF; this is encoded by the coding sequence ATGAAGATTACGGCTGATGTCCTTTATAAAATTCGGAAAGTATACCGTCTTACACAGGTAGCGATGGGTAATTTAATTAATTTGTCTGGCGCCCAAGTAAATCGAATTGAAAAAAAGAAGAGTAATTTAACCGATGCAGTGGTTGAACGTCTAATTAGCACCTTTAAACTAACACCACAACGATTATCGGAATTGTTGGCAGACTTCGATAAATACGGAAAGGGGTTTTAA
- a CDS encoding transposase — MTATSLVAEIGSFKRFSSHKKLMSYVGLSSSESASGEIRRLGNITKTGNCSRSESTCRSSLELSA; from the coding sequence ATAACAGCTACCAGCCTTGTGGCTGAGATTGGTTCATTTAAAAGATTTTCTTCTCATAAAAAATTGATGTCATACGTTGGGTTAAGTTCTAGTGAAAGTGCAAGTGGTGAAATCAGAAGGCTAGGTAATATTACAAAAACAGGCAACTGTTCACGTTCGGAATCTACTTGTAGAAGCAGCTTGGAGTTATCAGCATAA
- a CDS encoding CPBP family intramembrane glutamic endopeptidase, protein MTGISSKFKKRQWQSLELPTRALLITVVFYLIAVVGWNVTYLKLIFPFIEQFILTHAGTTWSNLLSSLIGTWIGESFFPIVLYIFVVRPYQLRTILLTSYRLNLLRTLLLILFTVGVYLIFAPLQMSTNLIVLLTFIGTGFAEEYSFRGVLTRVFRDRLGIVWATVLVSILFSSAHWSEWFNVEHVPMNQVCLYFLTIFVMGVLYTVIAWRSESLFWAACIHVLNDFNAHIEPSYEDSLKFVITLMVCGVIGAELLRFVSKPKSIVSESGKTSSEDKNENVKA, encoded by the coding sequence TTGACAGGTATTTCTTCAAAATTTAAAAAGAGACAGTGGCAATCACTCGAATTGCCAACAAGAGCATTATTGATTACTGTAGTGTTCTACCTTATTGCCGTAGTCGGCTGGAATGTTACGTACTTAAAATTAATATTTCCCTTCATCGAACAATTCATTTTAACCCATGCGGGTACGACATGGAGCAACCTCCTCAGTTCTTTAATCGGAACATGGATAGGGGAATCCTTTTTCCCTATTGTTTTATACATCTTTGTAGTTCGTCCTTATCAATTGCGAACAATTTTACTCACTAGTTATCGACTCAACTTGCTTAGAACACTTTTGCTCATTTTATTTACAGTTGGAGTATATCTTATTTTTGCACCATTACAGATGTCAACGAATTTAATTGTTCTCCTTACTTTTATTGGCACTGGATTTGCAGAAGAGTACTCCTTCCGTGGAGTTCTTACTAGAGTCTTTCGAGACAGGCTAGGCATTGTATGGGCAACTGTACTTGTCAGTATTCTTTTTAGTTCTGCACATTGGTCAGAATGGTTCAATGTAGAACATGTTCCTATGAACCAAGTATGTTTATATTTTCTTACAATTTTCGTTATGGGTGTCTTATATACAGTTATAGCTTGGAGGAGTGAATCGCTCTTCTGGGCAGCTTGTATACATGTTCTCAATGATTTTAATGCACACATTGAACCTTCATATGAAGATTCATTGAAGTTTGTAATTACATTGATGGTCTGCGGTGTAATTGGGGCAGAATTACTTCGTTTTGTCTCCAAACCTAAATCGATCGTATCCGAATCAGGTAAAACTAGTTCAGAAGATAAAAATGAAAACGTGAAAGCTTAA
- a CDS encoding Arm DNA-binding domain-containing protein, which produces MDFDKIIKKKKKGYFFRVDVGKDRKGKRKQASFGPYKSKAEAKKELLKVKSEIVSGDYLQESTEEFPAFINKWFETVYKRSVEETTAKSRENLIKNHIIHSFEHRKINEIKSNGY; this is translated from the coding sequence TTGGACTTTGACAAAATCATAAAGAAAAAGAAAAAAGGCTATTTTTTCCGCGTTGATGTTGGGAAGGACCGAAAGGGAAAACGGAAACAAGCGAGTTTTGGTCCGTATAAATCCAAGGCTGAAGCAAAAAAAGAACTATTAAAAGTTAAAAGTGAAATTGTATCAGGTGATTATTTGCAAGAAAGCACAGAGGAGTTCCCTGCATTTATTAATAAATGGTTTGAGACCGTCTATAAAAGAAGTGTAGAAGAAACTACAGCAAAAAGCAGAGAAAATCTAATTAAGAATCACATAATCCATTCTTTTGAACATAGGAAGATTAATGAGATTAAAAGCAATGGATATTGA
- a CDS encoding helix-turn-helix transcriptional regulator, whose product MTYKTQEELPLFLTAHDISNLLSVSEPTSYKIMKQEGFPLIKFVGCRSMRVKRDDFFEWLNSVKGNLK is encoded by the coding sequence ATGACTTATAAAACTCAAGAAGAATTGCCATTATTTTTAACAGCTCATGATATTTCAAATCTGTTAAGTGTATCTGAACCAACATCTTATAAAATTATGAAACAAGAAGGATTTCCGTTAATAAAATTTGTTGGTTGCCGATCCATGAGGGTAAAACGTGATGACTTTTTTGAATGGCTCAATAGTGTAAAAGGAAATTTGAAATAA
- a CDS encoding tyrosine-type recombinase/integrase: MDTKKIVKKGKKGYYFRTDIGKDPITGRRLQKNFGPFNTKREAEADLINIRYQVRNGTFFKPSYKAFDDFINEWFDTVYCSGKVETTIERRRYIIGSQLIPYFKKTPLENIDARQLDQFFNVLRNNGRIIKYKKDGSGNTNENTKKPLSDSYLKIIYSLLNQAFATAIKWKLVKENPMIDISNKPKVKDNKNKADKAFSKEELKIFLEAVAKKHVYLPFVLDAYTGIRRSELLGLKWDYVDFINHTIQISGTLNRVKGKGLIYTKKAKSEKSLNRTIPIPEIILNLLRKEKQLQDEMKKEYGNDFNKENYVFIKYDGTPIAPDYLTKEFRKIIGSLNIKQTTLHGLRHTTATLLMKLNKNPRVISDILGHSKVQVTMDFYSHVNLEIMREAVGDLGDFIAS; this comes from the coding sequence TTGGATACTAAAAAAATAGTTAAAAAGGGCAAAAAAGGATATTACTTTCGAACTGATATTGGTAAGGATCCAATTACAGGACGAAGATTACAAAAGAATTTTGGACCATTTAACACAAAAAGAGAGGCTGAAGCTGATTTAATTAATATTAGATATCAAGTGAGAAATGGAACTTTTTTCAAACCATCTTATAAAGCATTTGATGATTTTATTAATGAATGGTTTGATACGGTATATTGCTCTGGAAAAGTCGAGACTACTATAGAAAGAAGGAGATACATTATTGGTAGTCAACTAATTCCATACTTCAAGAAAACCCCATTAGAAAATATTGACGCGCGTCAATTAGATCAATTTTTTAATGTTTTGAGAAACAATGGCCGAATTATTAAATATAAAAAAGATGGATCAGGTAATACAAATGAAAATACAAAAAAACCGTTATCAGATTCATATCTAAAAATTATTTACTCTCTTCTTAATCAAGCGTTTGCTACTGCTATAAAATGGAAATTAGTAAAAGAAAATCCAATGATAGACATTAGTAATAAACCAAAAGTAAAAGATAATAAAAATAAGGCAGATAAAGCATTCTCAAAAGAAGAATTAAAAATATTCTTAGAAGCAGTAGCAAAGAAACATGTGTACTTACCTTTTGTACTAGATGCATATACTGGAATTCGTCGCAGTGAACTTCTAGGTCTTAAATGGGATTATGTGGATTTCATTAACCATACTATCCAAATAAGTGGAACATTAAATAGAGTTAAGGGTAAAGGCTTGATATACACAAAAAAAGCTAAATCTGAAAAGTCTCTGAATAGAACAATACCAATTCCAGAAATCATTCTTAATTTACTTCGAAAAGAAAAACAATTACAAGATGAAATGAAAAAAGAATATGGAAATGATTTTAATAAAGAGAATTATGTATTTATTAAATATGACGGAACTCCAATTGCACCTGACTATTTAACGAAAGAATTCAGAAAAATAATTGGATCTTTAAATATAAAACAAACAACGTTACACGGTTTAAGGCATACAACAGCTACACTTCTTATGAAACTTAATAAAAACCCCAGAGTAATTAGTGATATTTTAGGTCATTCTAAAGTTCAAGTGACCATGGACTTCTATTCACATGTGAATCTAGAAATAATGAGAGAAGCTGTGGGAGATCTTGGGGATTTTATCGCTTCATAA
- a CDS encoding helix-turn-helix domain-containing protein, producing MSEVNDVKEDTLMKSQEEETKLEYEVAQQIISLRKSLGLSQKELAEKLNTRQSAISRIEKGEQNISIGLLEKIADALGGEVKVSLNLNQQDVPAATVPSSQVNSVQPGGQVNPIGGTYQTVSRQYNNNVY from the coding sequence ATGAGTGAAGTTAATGATGTTAAGGAAGATACTTTAATGAAAAGCCAAGAGGAAGAGACTAAATTGGAATATGAGGTGGCTCAACAAATTATTTCCTTAAGGAAATCTTTAGGTTTGTCACAAAAGGAATTGGCTGAAAAGTTAAATACAAGACAAAGTGCTATATCAAGAATCGAAAAAGGTGAACAAAACATCTCTATAGGTTTGCTTGAAAAGATTGCGGACGCTCTGGGGGGTGAAGTAAAAGTATCCCTGAATTTAAACCAGCAAGATGTTCCGGCTGCTACCGTTCCATCTAGTCAAGTGAATTCAGTACAACCCGGTGGGCAAGTTAATCCAATCGGAGGAACATATCAAACCGTATCTCGGCAATACAATAATAATGTTTACTAG